GGTCACGGGCTGCGTTATCCAGACGTAACGGGAGGGCTGAGTTCTCAAAAAACGATACCAGACCCCGCCTCCCACAATCCCCGCTATGATAAGCAAAACGAAAAGCCTTTTTATGGTTTTCACGAGACACTTCCTCCTCCTGATTTCAGCCCCTGATTTTCAGCTTCCGTAAATCACAGAACGTCCCACATCGGTTCCAGCAGGCAGAATATCACGGCGACGCAAAAAATAATCGCCAGCAACAGCCTTTCCCAATCTATATTATTCATCTTTTTCCAAAACATTTTCACGACGGACACTCCTCCCGTTTCCTTTTTCATCATCGTCAGCATCGTCGCCATTCATCGGCAGCGCCATCATCCATCGCGAAAAGTGTACGTTTTCCCCGCGAAAAGCACATTGTATTTTTGTGCGAACGCCGGATTGTATAAATGTCCAGGACAATCACAGGCCAATTAACGCCGTCTGTATTATAATAACCTCTACAGTTCATTATTCTTATATCGTATCATTATTATTTAATTCAAAGGAGGAAATGTCCATGATTCTTGTCGTTGTGTCCTACGTAAAACCCATCGGAGAAGTGGAACGTTTCGTGACGGAGCATCGGGCGTATCTGACAAAATATATGGAATCCCGTCAGATCGTGCTCTTCGGCAGACGCACGCCTCCCATCGGCGGCGTCATCCTCTTCAACGTCAACAGTGCCGAAGAAGTGGACGCCATCATGAAGAAAGATCCGTTTTACCTGAACGGCATTTCAAAGTACGAGCTGATCGACTTCACTCCCTCCAAAATCGACGAAAGAATTGCGGGCATTCTGAACAAAACATAACTTTAAAATGGAACAGGGGGCTTGATGGTTTTGGTGGAAATTGACGTTTTGTACTACGGTTTTCCGGGGAAAGCCAGCAACACTTTTCTGGGGTGGAGCACAATCGCCCTTCTGAAGGGAAAGGATCGCCTGTGCCTTGTGGACACGGGGGGACACGGCGCCCGGCTGTGGCTTCTGGAGGCGCTGAAAGAACGGCATCTCTCCTGCGACGACATCGACTCCGTGTTCCTGACCCATCTGCATTTCGACCACATCGCCAGCGTCGGACTGTTTCCTCACGCCACGTTCTACACCGGAAAAGTGGAGTGGGACTACGCCAACACCACGCAGGATCCCGTGGTGCAGGAGGGTGTCCTGCCCCTGCTGCGGGTATTCCGGAAGGTCCTTCTGGAAAAGGACGGGGAGGAGATTCTGCCGGGAGTTACGTTCTGTCACACGCCGGGACACACTCCGGGCTGCGGCTCGCTGGTGGTGGACAACCCCGAGGGGCGGACGGTCATATCGGGGGACGCCGTCAAAAACCGCGCGGAGCTCAGGACGGGAAGCGTGGGCATGACCCAGGCCGCGGAGGTGAGCCGGAAGAGCATCGAAAAGGTCCGAAGCATCGCCCGGTACGTGCTGCCGGGACACGACTGCCGCCTGCGCATCGAGGGCAGCGAGGTCATTCCCGAGGGGAACAACGACATCACCATCACGTTTCCGGAGGGGATCAGCATCGGAGGCAAAAGCGTCATCCAGCTTCACCTGGACGACTGACGGAAATTCCAGAAGAGCGGGGCGCATCCCCTTCGCTCTTCCGGTGAATAATCGTGATCATAATTAAAATTAAGGAAAATTAAGATAAGAAAGGAGAAGTGACGGGTTATGGAGCTTTTGGGTTTCGGCGAGTATTTTGTGGTGTTCATCGGTCCGCTGATTCCACCGCTGCTGGTGATTTACTGGTTCCTCACCAGCAAAAAAGGAGGGACCGATAAATGAGCGGCGTCGTCGTTGGACTCATTCTGTATTTCGCGATCACCATCGGCATCAGCTACCTTTCCAACCGTATGCGTCCCATCGACAGCCAGGGCGACTACATCGTGGGGAAGGGCTTCGGGAGCATCGTCAGCGGCTTCGCCACGGCCTCCACTCTGGCCAGCGGCTACGCCTTCATCGGACTGGTGGGGCTGGGCTACCACATGGGCTTCCTGTCCCTTTACCAGGCCATTCTGGCGCCTTTCTGCGACTTCCTCTGCTGGCGCTTCATCGCCCCCAGGGTCAAGAGGCTGTCCACGAAGCACAAGTCCATGACCACGGTGGACCTTCTGGCCTCTCTTCGGGGAGATCCCACGGGGCTCATCCGCATCCTCAGCGGACTCATCGTCTCCGTGTTCATGTTCGCCTACCTGGGCTCCAACATCATCGCGGCGGGCAAGGCGGCCATCGCCCTCCGGATCGACTACATGACGGCGATCATCGGCTCCTCGCTTCTCGTGATGCTCTACGTGGTTTATGGAGGCGTGACGGCGGCCTACTGGGCCGAAGCGTTCCAGGGCGTGCTCATGGTGGGCATGTGCCTCCTGATGCCCATAGCCGCCGTCACCCATCTGGGCGGGGTCAGCGAGTTCATCCGCAAGCTGCATTCCATTGATCCCCTGCTGGTCTCCTGGTCCGGAGGGAAAATGGGGTGGCCGCTCTTCGCGGCGCTATGGCTCTGGGGCGGAGTGGCCATCGGCTTTTTGGGACAGCCTCAGGGTCTGCAAAAGTTCATCGCCATCGAGTCCGAAGAAAAAATACCCGGAGCGGCGCTGATCGCCATCCTTTTCAACACCATCCGGCAGTATTTCCCGCTGATTCTCGGCCTTTGCTGCCGCATCCTCTTCCCCGCCATGCCGGACGCCGAGCTGGCCACGCCCACGTTCATCTACGAGTTTTTCCCCAACTTCATGGGGGGGCTGATGCTGGCCGCGGTTTTCGCCGCCATCATGTCGACGAACTCCTCCCTGCTCCTTCAGGGCACGGCTGAGATTTCCGTCAACGTGCTGCGGAAGGGCTTCTTCAAAAACGTGGTGAAGAGCGAGGCCTTTTATAAAAACTTCAGCCGGCTCTGCACGGGGATATTCGGCGTCGTGGCGTTCATTCTGGCCTTCATGGAGGTGGACTCCGTGTTCAGCCTGAACCAGCTGGCCTGGGCCGGGCTCGCGGCCTCCTTCGGGCCGGCGCTGATCCTGGCCATCTACTGGAAAAAGACCACGCATCAGGGAATCCTGATAGGAATCCTGGGCGGCTCCATCATCACTTTCCTCTGGTATAACGGAGGCAAGCCCTTCTTCGGCCTGCACCAGGGACCGCCCTCGTTCGTGATCACAGGCGTCCTTATCGTTCTGGTGAGCCTCCTGACTTACAGAGAAACTCCGGCGGCGGCCGAAAAGTGAACCTTCGACGCCCGGGCAGAAGTAAAATCCGCGCCGCGAAATTTTTTCCCTTCGCGGCGCTTCCTGTTGTTTTTTTCCTTTTTGTCCTTCTCTTCGCCGGCCTCACGCTCTTTTCCGCCCCCGGCGAGGCGGCGTGGAACGAGGAAAATCTGGAGCGGATTCCCAGGGATCGGGAGGCCTTTTCGTTTGTCGTCCTGGGGGACACCCAGGGGCCGAACTCGAAGTTTCCCAGAGTGCTTCCCGCAATTCTGAAAGAAAAGGACCTGCTTTTCGCCTTCGACCTGGGAGATCTGGTGGACTACGCCACGGAAGCGGAGTACGAGGACACCTTTTTCCGCCACGTCCGGGGACTTTCTCTGCCTTTCCTCACCTGCGCCAGCAATCACGATCACTTCAAATCCAAAAACGCGGCGCTCTACTCCCGGCTTTTCGGCTCCCCCCACTATTACGCCTTTCAGGTGGGGAGCACCTCTTTCATCGTGCTGGATAACGGCCAGGACTGGTCCCTCACGGAAGAGCAGTTCCTCTGGCTGGAGGGCGAGCTGGAAAAATCCCGCGCCTCCGCCCGCCGTTTCCTGATGATGCATCGCCCCCTGGCCGATCCCAGGCCCAACAGAAAAAACCTTCACGACATGAGCGGCAAACCGGAGAACGTCCGCCGCCTGAACGCGCTTGCGGACAAATACGGCGTCACAATGATTTTCACCGGGCACATCCACTCGTTTTACACCGGCAGATGGGGACAAACGCCCTTTATCATCACGGGAGGAGGGGGCGGCGGCCTTTACGACCGAGGCACTCCCGCCTCGTTCCACCATTACATGCGGGTGGACGTCCTCCCCGACGGACGGGTCAAATACAGCGCCGTAAAAGTCGACGTCAACGTCAAAGTCAATGTGAAAAATCAAAAATAACGGGGAAATTCCCCCGGTGAAAAACCCTGCCGCAAACCATGCCGCGGCAAACAATGCTATGATTGAGTACAGCTGTGAAAAAGGATGGCCGAAATGGATATAAAATCTGTGGAAGCTCGAAGCCGCAACATGGCGAGGATCAAAAGCGAACGGACAGCGCCCGAGATGTTCATTCGCTCCCATTTTCACAGGCGGGGTCTGCGTTACCGGGCGAACTTCAAAGAAACGCCGGGAAAGCCCGACCTGTATTTCCCCGGCCGCCGGGTGGCGGTGTTCGTCCACGGATGTTACTGGCACCGGCATCCGGGCTGCAGATACGCGTACACTCCCTCTTCCCGTCCGGAGTTCTGGCTGCCCAAACTGGAGGGGAACCGCCGGCGGGATCTGGAGGTGCTGCAAGAGCTGAAGACGCGGGGAATCCGGGTCCTTATCGTCTGGGAGTGCACCGTCCGCCGCATGATGAAAGATCAGGCGTTTTGCAGCGCCGCGCTGGAACGGGGGATCCGCTTCGTGCGGGACGGAACGGAGGACCTCCTGGAGCTGTAAAGCGGCGCCGATTCGCTATCGTAAAGGAGAAGGAAATGTCCAATATTTACGGGCTCATTCTGGCGGGAGGCAGCGGCGTTCGGCTGTGGCCCCGCTCCCGGGAGGAACTGCCCAAGCAGTTTCTGTCCCTGCGAAACAACGACACCCTGCTGCAGTCAACGGTGACGCGCATGCTGCGAGCCGTGCCGCTCCCGTCCCTTTACGCGGTGGCGGGAAGCCGGTGGAGCGCCCTGGTGGCCCATCAGGCCAGGGAGGTGGCCCGCGTCCGGGAGGATTTCGTCATCGAAGAACCCTCCGGGCGCAACACGGCCCCGGCCATTCTGCTGGGCTGCGGAATCCTGCGGGAGCGGGGTCTCATGGAGGACGACGTCGTCGTGGTCACCCCCAGCGACCACATCGTGGAGAACGTCGCCGCCTTCGACGCGGCCATGGACAGGGCGGTGGAAACCGCGTCCGCCGGGTACGTCGTAACCCTTGGAATCGTCCCCACCCGACCGGAAACGGGCTTCGGCTACATCAAACGGGGAGCGTCCCTCGACGGGGGGTTCGAGGTGGAGCGTTTCGTGGAGAAACCCGACGCCAAACAGGCGGAAGAGTACCTGAAAAGCGGACAGTACCTCTGGAACGGCGGGATTTTCGTTTTCACCCTCAAGACCCTCGAAAGAGAGCTGGCCCAGGCGTCTCCCGAACTTTTCGCGGAGTTTCAGAAAGGCGGAAAGTCGCTCCGGGAAAATTTCGACGCTCTGCCCTCCATTTCCTTCGACCGCGCCGTCATGGAAAAGGCCCGGCGTGTGGCCGCGGTGGAGCTGGACGCGGGGTGGTCGGACGTAGGCTCCTGGGACGCCCTGTACGACCTGCTGGAAAAGGACGACTCCCGAAACGCCGCCGTCGGAGACGTCATCCTGAAGGACAGCGCGGATTGTCTCGTGGACTCCCGCAACCGCCTGACCGCCCTCATCGACGTGAAGGATCTGATCGTGGTGGACTCGCCCGACGCCCTTCTCGTCGCACGGCGGGGCTCGTCTCAGAAGGTGCGCTCTCTCGTGGAGGGGCTGAAGACGGAGGGACGGAGAGAGGCCGTCCAGGCCCCGGAAAGCGCGCGCCCCTGGGGACTCTACAAAATCCTCTGCGAAGAGGAGCGCTTCAAGATCAAACGCATCGTCATCACGCCGGGCAAACGCCTGAGCCTCCAGTACCACCACCACCGCAGCGAACACTGGGTCGTGGTGCGGGGAACGGCCAGGGTCACCCTCGACGACGAGGTGCGGTTCATCCACGAGGGCGAAAGCGTATTCATCCCCAAAAACGTCCTCCATCGTCTGGAAAACCCTGGAAAAATCGAGCTTGAAATCGTGGAAATTCAGGGAGGCGAATACCTGGGAGAGGACGACATCGTCCGGGTGGAGGACGATTACCGGCGAGTCTGAAACAATCTGAAAAAACGGGCATGGCAATCGGGTGTATGATACAATTCGTCCGGTAAAAGAAAAGGCCTCAGGGTGAGAGGAACGATAATTTGCCGTACAGTTTTCAGAGGAGGTTATTTTTTGTAATGAAGAAACTCATAGTGGGTAAAGTTTTTGGTAACATGGCGAACCGGATGGAGAAGCGGAGCGGGCTTTGGACGAGAGTCTCCCTTATGACGGCGGCGGCGCTTCTGATTCTCCTGACGGGAAGCGCGGCGCAGGCGGCGGACACGATCGGCGTCATCAATTCCCAGGAAATCGTCAGAAGCCACCCCAAGTTCGAGGAAGTGACAAAGCAGCTTCAGCAAATCGGCCGGCAGAAGGAAAGCGAAGCCAGGGAAGCGGCGGAGAAGGAGACGGATCCCTCCAAAAAGGCTCAGGTCGTCCAGGCCAAGCGGGTGGAGCTCTCCAAAGAAGAAGAACGCCTGATGACGCCGATCTTCAAGGACTGCGAAGCGGCGGTGCGCGTTGTGGCCAAGAACAAAAAGGTGACCATCGTGCTGGAAAAGGCCTCGGTTTATTTTGGCGGACTGGACATCACTCTGGACGTTGTTCAGCAGATAAAGAGATAACAGGATAACCGTTTCGGCATAGAAATCGAAGGCTGCGCCTGTCTGCGCAGCTTTATTTTTTCATGTTTCGAGCGGAGGGAGTTTTTTATGAAGTTGTTTGTCACCGATATTGACGATACCCTTACCGTGGGAGAGACGGTTTCCGGCGAGGTTTGCCGCGCCTGCGCCCGCCTTCGGGAAGCGGGCTGGGATATCATGATCGCTACGGGCCGGACCTTCGGAATGTCGAAAAACCACATGAGGGCCATCGGCGTTACTCAGCCGGCCCTTCTTTACGACGGAGGCCGGACCATGACCCCCGCCGGACGGGAAATCCGCTCCACCCTCATGGACCCGGCTCTGACGGCGGCGCTTCTCCGCAGCCTTTGGAACGAACCCTTCGAGGTCCAGGTCGCCGGAGACGAGGTCATTTACTGCCGCGAAAGGGACGTGGAAACGATTTCGTTTTATCGTCAGGGAGGAGTGCCCGTCCGCTGCATCGAGGAGCCATTTGCCCCGGACCCCGTTTACCGGCTCGCCCTGTGGCTCCCGGCCAGTGACAGGGTCGCCGTGGAAACGCGGTTGCTCCGCTCTTTCAGCGAAGTGGAAGTTCTCTCCGGGGGAGACCGTTTTCTGGACATTCTCCCGAAAGGCGTCTCAAAGGGAGCCGCTCTGGAGCGTTTTATCGAGGATCTGCCGGAAAGGCCGGAAGTTATCGTGGCGGCCGGCGACCACAAAAACGATTTCACGATGCTAAACTGCGCGGACATCGCGGCGGTCCCCCAAAACGCGGACGCCGAAGTGCTCGCTCTGGCCGACGTCGTTTTTCCCGCGGCAGCGGAAAACGGTATCGCCGCCCTGATGGAGCGGCTTCTTTCCGGGGGAATTTTACCCTCCGGCCGCGTCGCATCCCATAACTGAGGAGGTTTTTCTTTTGATGTCAACTCTGAAATCGAGCCTGAATCTGAATACACATCTGAAAAGCGATTTAAAACTAAAACGAAACTGGACAAAAAAACTGTTCCTGGCGGTTTTCCTTTGCGCGATGCCGGCGTTTTTCCCGGCGAAAATCGCGGCCGCCGCGGACACGGTAGGAGTGATTGAGTCCCAGAAGATCCTGTACCAGCACCCGAACTTCGAACGGGTCGCCCATGAAGTGGGGAACGAAGCCCGAACCCGTGAGGCCGAGCTTCGGGCGTCCCTGGAAAAAATCACGGATCCCGAGGAAAGGCGGCGCATTCTGGAAGAGGGCGCTCTGAGCATGAAAGCGGAGGAGGCCCGGCTGATGGCCCCCATCAACAAAGAGTGTCTGGAGGCGGTCACCGCCGTGGCGAAAAAGAGAAAAATCACGGTGGTTCTGGAAAAGGACGCCGCCTACTACGGGGGGACGGACATCACCGAAGAGGTGATCGCGCAGTTAAAGGCCGCGGTCAAATAAAACGGCCCGCCCCAAACCGGCAGTGACGCCGTAACACCGGGCGACGGTTCCGGCTTCGGGACTTCGCCAATTACGCGTTTTCTTTTTGCGTTTTTTCCGGTTCCGGAGAAAAACCCCTTTTATTATTGTATTATAAGCAGGTATGAGCTTTATCAGGGAGGGGTCCGGAATGAGGAGTTCCCAGCGAAAATCGTTTCTGAAAACGTTTCTAAAAACGATGGCAGGAAGGGCTTTCTTTGTCTGTTTTTTTATTCTGGCGGCAGGGAAGGCCCTGGCGGCTGACCCGGCATCCTGGACCTGGGACGTTCTGGTCGTTCCTCCGGAGGAGGGATGGGAGAAGGAGCCGGGAATTTCCATCCGAAAAACCCTCCTCTGGCATCAGAACAGGATCTCAGAGGAGGGAGACGGCATTCTCGGGCACGATCTGCAGTTCATCTTCCTTCCGCCCGTTGACGAAGCCACCATCGACACGGGAATTTTTTCCCCGCCCCTGACCCAGGGGACGGTGGGGATATTCAGCTTCGCCCCCTCCGCCGCGGACGAACTGCTGACGGCCCAGATGCGGACCAGGGACATCCCCCTGCTGCTGGCCGGAGGAGAGGAGGCTTTCCTTTGGGAAGGGAAGCAGCTCTTTCCCAGTGTTTTTGCGCTGGACCTGTTTCGGGATTACCGTTGCAGGGCCTTTGTGGACTACGCCGCGCAAACCCAGCCTCCCTCCGCCCGCATCGGCGTAATGGGAGCCCGCTTCACTCTGAACGAGGCCCGGGAGGCTCAGATCACGCTGGACCTCCTGAGAGCGGCGAACTTCCAGCCCCTGCCCTTCTGGACCGATCCCTCCGTTTCGGATACCTTCGACATGCTGTCCCAGGAAATCCAGAACAGCAGCAACGGAATCATCATCAGCTGCGCAGGGAGAATGGCCAGCGCGGAAATCTGGCGCGGCCTGACTTTTACCCTGTCTCCCTACCGGCTCTGGTACGACGGACCGCCGGACAAATCCTTTCTTTCCTACAAAGGCATGATTTTCGCCGACCAGAACATATACCTCGACGCCCGGGGCGGTTTCGAGCAGGTCAAGCGGGACCTCTGGAGCTCCAGCGCCGTGGCGGTCGCGGACACTGTGGCGGCGGGACGGGCCAACGCTCTCGTGCTCTGGCTGACCGGAGCCCTGTCAGGTCTGAACGAGGGAAGCCCGCTGGACCTGAAAGCCCTTCTCCGCAACCTTTCCAGGGCGCGAAGCATTCCTTTCGGCAATCAGACGCTGGACATCGACCCGACGACTCATCGGCCTCTGCGGCGTCGAGTCAGCATTCTGGAAATTCGTGATCGCTCCTTTTTCGTTTTGGACAGCATTGACGTTACAGGACTGGGATACTACGAGTACTGAATAATTTGGGGGAGGAAGCCGCGTATGAAGCTGAAGCTCAGTGCAATCAGAGACCTTTTGGAAGCAGAAGTCATTAACGGGCAGGAACGTCTGGACGCGATAGAAATCGAGAAAGGATACGCGTCGGATCTTATGAGCGACGTGCTGGCCTTTGCATCGCCCGGCGTGCTGCTTCTGACCGGTCTGACCAACGTACAGATTTTCAGGACCGCTCAGATGCTGGATATTCCGTCCATCGTGTTTGTCCGGGGGAAAATGCCCTGCGACGAACTGCTGCACCTGGCTCAGGAGGCGGAGATGCCCATTCTCGTAACCTGCATGAGCATGTTCGAGTCGGCCGGACGGCTTTATAACACCGGACTCGCTCCCTGCAGCATCCCAAAACGATAGAGGCGTTTCCCGTGTCCTCCGCATATGTGGAAAGCTACGTCGTGGACGGGAACGAACTCGTCGCCATCGGTGAAGCCTCTACAAAAATCAAGGCTGTTCTCAAAATGCTGGGGATCTCCTCCGACCTCATCCGGAGGGCCGCCATCGTCGCCTACGAAGCCGAAATGAACCTGGTCATCCACGGCGGAGGCGGGAGCATGTCCCTGGAGGTGGGGCCCGGAAGCATCAAAATACTGGCGGTGGATACCGGACCGGGGATACCGGACATCAACAAGGCAATGACAGAGGGATTTTCCACCGCCTCCGACAAAATAAGGGAAATGGGCTTCGGCGCGGGCATGGGACTCCCCAACATAAAACGCAATTCCGATAACTTTGAACTCACCTCCGAGGTGGGAAAGGGAACAACCCTGAAATCCGAGATTCTGCTGCAAAAAACCTGAAAATAAAATCTGAAGAAAAACAGGCCTGTTTTCGAACAGGAGAAGGAGGGTTGAACCTTGTCCCTGGGCATAGCGGTACGACACAGCGCCTGCAGGCGCTGCACGAAATGCATCAGAAGCTGCCCCACCCGGGCAATGAGAATTTTTCAGGGTATGGTTCGCGTCGACGACGAGCTCTGCATGGGCTGCGGAGAGTGCATCCGGGTCTGTCCCTGGAAGGCCATTGAGGTCCGGCAGGACAGTTGGGATACCATTCGAAAAAACCAGAATCTCCTGCTGACGGCTGACCCTTCCTTTTACGTACAAACGGGTTCCAGCGGCAGGACAGGGGCTCTGCAGGATTCCCTCACGCGTCTGGGGTTCGAGGATATTTCCGACTACATTTCCACCGCCTACGACCTAGCCGCTCTGGCAATCGGGCGTCAGATCAACGAACGCAAACCAGAGGAGCTTCCTCTCATATCCACCTACTGCCCCGCCGTCCTGCGCCTGATTCAGCTCAACCATCCGGAGCTGATCCGCCACCTCGTCGGGGTGGAGTCCCCGCTGGAGATCGGCATCGACTACTGGCGGAACACCACGGGCCGCGGGGAAAGCGTCGCCCTCATCGCGCCCTGCCCCGCCATGTCCCAGCTCCAGAGTCTCCCCGCGGGACGGGTAAAAAGCAACTTCGACCACGTGGTCATCATACGCCAGGTGATACGAACCCTGATCAGCGAGGGCATGGCGGGCAATGAGCTGCCCCGGTCCTTCGAACGCCACGGACGCTGGCTGATGTGGGCCCTGCACGGCGGAGAGACCCGACACATCGCCGCCACGATGGGACGCCCTCTGACCTCCATCGTCGCCACGGGAATCCGCAACGTGCAGGACCTGCTGAACGAACTGGAGCTGGGACGGCTGGGCTGCGTGGAATACCTGGAATGCCGCATGTGCGACCAGGGGTGCCTGGGCGGCGTGGCTACCTCCGAATCCCGGTTTATGTCCCTGGTGCGCCTGCAGAACCTGAACATCAACTGGACCCTGAACAAAGAAGAGCGGGAACGGCTTCTGGAGCTCTACGCCACCGACCTGTGGCGTTTCAGCGCCCCCATACAGGCGCTGGAACAGAAATCTCTGTCCGGAGACATCCAGGAGGCCATGACGCGCCTCAGGAAAATGAACGAAATTTACACGACCCTGCCGGGAATCGACTGCGGGTCCTGCGGACATCCTTCCTGCCGGGCCATGGCCGAGGATTTGGCCCGGGGCGAGGGCGAAATCACAAACTGCATTTTCAAGCTCAAGGAACGCATCACCGACCTGAGCACGCAAATTTTCGAACTCTGCGGCAAAAATCCGGAGACTCCCACGTCTCTCAGAGAGCATGAAATCGACGGCAGAGAGGGGGTACAGGAATGAAAACCACAGGAGAACTCTGCAGCGCCCTCGCGCTGAACGTGATTTGTCCGGGGGACCCCGCGCGCCCCATTGAGAACGTGATCGTGGGCGACCTCCTCAGCCACATTCTGGGGGAGGCCAGAGAGAACTGGGCCTGGGTGACGATTCAGGTCCACCTGAACGTCGCCGCCGTGGCCGTGCTGAAGGAGCTGCCGCTGGTGATCCTGGCCTCGAACCGCGCCCCTCAGGAGGACCTGACTGCCAAATGCGCCGAGGAAAACATCGCTCTCGCCACCACCCCTCTCGGCGCTTACGAGCTATGCTGCCGGCTGGGGGCACTGGGCGTAGGCAATGCCGGAAACTCCTGAACTTTCCCGCTTCCTGGTCGATCTCCACCTGCATACCGTCCTGTCCCCCTGCGCCGATTTGGGCATGGGCGCCCCTGAAATCATCGCCCGCTGCCGCGAGGAGGACATCAGCCTCATCGCGGTGACGGACCACAACCACACGGGAAACTTCGCCGCCCTGCGAGACGCGGCCCTTGAGGGCGGCCGAGGCCCTGTGGTGCTCCCCGGCATGGAGATTCAGAGCATGGAGGACATCCACATCGTCACCCTCTTCAGAAGCGAAGAAGAAGCAAAGACCTTCAAGGACTGGCTGTGGCTGCGTATGCCGCCCATACCCAACCAGGAGGAGATTTTCGGCTGGCAGCTCGTCATCGACGCTCGAAACGACGTTCTGGAACAGGAACCGATTCTGCTGATTCAGGGGGCGCAGTACACGATCGATGAGATTGCCGCCCGAGCCCTTGCCGCCGGCGCCATTGTCATCCCCGCCCACCTCGACCGCCCCTCCTTCTCCTACGAGGCCGTCCTGGGGCAGCTCCCCGAAACCTTCCCCTGCTCCGCCGTCGAGCTTTCCCCTCACGTCTCCCACGCCGCCCTGGAGGGCTGGAAGAAACGCTGCGCCGGACGCACCCTCGTGCGGTCGTCCGACGCCCATCGAATCGAAGAAATCTCCCGCAGCCGCTGCACCCCCATGCTTCTCGCCGAGCCCTCCTTCAATGAGCTGAAACTCGCCCTTGCGGGTGAACAGGGGCGCAAAGTGCTGTTTCCCTGAAGTTCCGGGACGTTTGCTCCCTCGGCCGCTTCCTCGCTCAGGGGTTATTTTTTTCTCTGCTTTATGTTTGACAAACCATACTTTATACAGTACCATATGCCCTGATTCAAACGTGGTAATCCATAAGAATAATCTGTATAAAAAGATGGAGGGACCGATGTGAAAAAATTTTGGATTTCAGTTTTGTGCGTGTTGTGCATTTTGAGTTTGTTCCCTCAAAAATCTCCCGCGGCGACGAACCCCTTCATTGACGTTCCGTCGGGACACTGGGCCTATGACGCCATCGGGACTCTGGCGGCCCGAGGGATCCTGTCCGGCTACCCGGACGGCACGTACAGGGGGAAGCAGCCGACGACCCGCTACGAGATGGCCTCCGCGATTGCCCGCGCGCTGGCTGTCGTGGACATGACGAAGGCCTCCCGGCAGGACGCGGAGACGCTCAAAAAACTCGTGGTGGAGTTTAAGGACGAGCTGGACGCCCTGGGGGTGAAGGTGGATACCTTCGACGGACGTCTGAAGAAAATCGAAGACCGGCTGGGCGGATGGAAAATCAGCGGAGAACTGCGCCTGGACATCGAGGACTGGGACAGTGAAGAGGGCGACGGCAACTCGTTCCTCAGCCTCTCCCGACTGGAGCTGCATCGATGGTTCGGCGAGGACGAGGGCCTTTACTTCTACGCCCGGCTGGAGGACGGCGGGGACGGGAAGGACAAGACGATCACCTTCGACAAGCTCTACGTCGAAACCCCCTTCGTCTGGGACTCCACTCTGACCGTGGGGCGCTTCGACCGCGACTTCGAAGGCGACTATCGCTTCCAGACCGGCGGGATGACCGACATCGCCAACGAGGCCTGGCTGACCGACCGCACGGTGGACGGGATCGGCTTCGACAAATCCTTCGCTCTGGGGTCCGTGGGCTTTTACGTGGCGCGGCCCGACGACATTCCGGCCTGGACCGCGGACGACGCCTTCAACGTCTGGGAGGTGATCGCCCTGGGGCAGTTCCAGTTTACGGAGCAGATCGGCTTCGACGTCGGCGCTCAGGCCTTCTTCGGCGACGATTCGTCTGTCGTCCCCTT
Above is a window of Synergistaceae bacterium DNA encoding:
- a CDS encoding OmpH family outer membrane protein; its protein translation is MSTLKSSLNLNTHLKSDLKLKRNWTKKLFLAVFLCAMPAFFPAKIAAAADTVGVIESQKILYQHPNFERVAHEVGNEARTREAELRASLEKITDPEERRRILEEGALSMKAEEARLMAPINKECLEAVTAVAKKRKITVVLEKDAAYYGGTDITEEVIAQLKAAVK
- a CDS encoding anti-sigma regulatory factor; translation: MSSAYVESYVVDGNELVAIGEASTKIKAVLKMLGISSDLIRRAAIVAYEAEMNLVIHGGGGSMSLEVGPGSIKILAVDTGPGIPDINKAMTEGFSTASDKIREMGFGAGMGLPNIKRNSDNFELTSEVGKGTTLKSEILLQKT
- a CDS encoding serine kinase, whose protein sequence is MKTTGELCSALALNVICPGDPARPIENVIVGDLLSHILGEARENWAWVTIQVHLNVAAVAVLKELPLVILASNRAPQEDLTAKCAEENIALATTPLGAYELCCRLGALGVGNAGNS
- a CDS encoding transcriptional regulator; the encoded protein is MKLSAIRDLLEAEVINGQERLDAIEIEKGYASDLMSDVLAFASPGVLLLTGLTNVQIFRTAQMLDIPSIVFVRGKMPCDELLHLAQEAEMPILVTCMSMFESAGRLYNTGLAPCSIPKR
- a CDS encoding 4Fe-4S dicluster domain-containing protein; translation: MSLGIAVRHSACRRCTKCIRSCPTRAMRIFQGMVRVDDELCMGCGECIRVCPWKAIEVRQDSWDTIRKNQNLLLTADPSFYVQTGSSGRTGALQDSLTRLGFEDISDYISTAYDLAALAIGRQINERKPEELPLISTYCPAVLRLIQLNHPELIRHLVGVESPLEIGIDYWRNTTGRGESVALIAPCPAMSQLQSLPAGRVKSNFDHVVIIRQVIRTLISEGMAGNELPRSFERHGRWLMWALHGGETRHIAATMGRPLTSIVATGIRNVQDLLNELELGRLGCVEYLECRMCDQGCLGGVATSESRFMSLVRLQNLNINWTLNKEERERLLELYATDLWRFSAPIQALEQKSLSGDIQEAMTRLRKMNEIYTTLPGIDCGSCGHPSCRAMAEDLARGEGEITNCIFKLKERITDLSTQIFELCGKNPETPTSLREHEIDGREGVQE
- a CDS encoding histidinol-phosphatase, which codes for MPETPELSRFLVDLHLHTVLSPCADLGMGAPEIIARCREEDISLIAVTDHNHTGNFAALRDAALEGGRGPVVLPGMEIQSMEDIHIVTLFRSEEEAKTFKDWLWLRMPPIPNQEEIFGWQLVIDARNDVLEQEPILLIQGAQYTIDEIAARALAAGAIVIPAHLDRPSFSYEAVLGQLPETFPCSAVELSPHVSHAALEGWKKRCAGRTLVRSSDAHRIEEISRSRCTPMLLAEPSFNELKLALAGEQGRKVLFP
- a CDS encoding OmpH family outer membrane protein: MKKLIVGKVFGNMANRMEKRSGLWTRVSLMTAAALLILLTGSAAQAADTIGVINSQEIVRSHPKFEEVTKQLQQIGRQKESEAREAAEKETDPSKKAQVVQAKRVELSKEEERLMTPIFKDCEAAVRVVAKNKKVTIVLEKASVYFGGLDITLDVVQQIKR
- a CDS encoding Cof-type HAD-IIB family hydrolase, which encodes MKLFVTDIDDTLTVGETVSGEVCRACARLREAGWDIMIATGRTFGMSKNHMRAIGVTQPALLYDGGRTMTPAGREIRSTLMDPALTAALLRSLWNEPFEVQVAGDEVIYCRERDVETISFYRQGGVPVRCIEEPFAPDPVYRLALWLPASDRVAVETRLLRSFSEVEVLSGGDRFLDILPKGVSKGAALERFIEDLPERPEVIVAAGDHKNDFTMLNCADIAAVPQNADAEVLALADVVFPAAAENGIAALMERLLSGGILPSGRVASHN